One window of Nicotiana tomentosiformis chromosome 11, ASM39032v3, whole genome shotgun sequence genomic DNA carries:
- the LOC104089034 gene encoding uncharacterized protein isoform X2, with protein MAWSLEKGEGNVETKVVSVSPATEDYAEEAIESIKAGKVIAVPTDTLYGFACNACSAEAVNRIYEIKGRKHTSPLAICVGDVHDIQRYAVTDHLPHGLLDCLLPGPVTVVLRRGESSILEKSLNPGLESIGVRVPDYNFIRAIARGSRSALALTSANLSGQPSSINIKDFENLWEHCAYVYDGGVLPAGRAGSTVVDLTKLGKYKILRPGSAKEETVAILERHSVLEDGTGD; from the exons ATGGCTTGGAGTTTGGAGAAAGGTGAAGGGAATGTGGAGACTAAGGTAGTTTCTGTGAGTCCTGCAACAGAAGATTATGCTGAAGAGGCAATTGAATCTATCAAAGCTGGGAAAGTAATAGCTGTGCCCACTGATACACTATATGGTTTTGCTTGTAATGCTTG TTCTGCTGAGGCAGTGAATCGTATTTATGAGATCAAAGGACGTAAGCATACAAGTCCTCTGGCTATCTGTGTTGGCGATGTTCATGACATACAACGTTACGCTGTGACAGATCATCTGCCTCATGGTTTGCTTGACTGCCTGCTTCCTGGACCTGTGACTGTGGTCTTAAGGCGAG GTGAGTCAAGTATCCTTGAGAAGTCATTAAACCCTGGATTAGAAAGCATAGGGGTTCGAGTTCCTGACTATAACTTCATCAGGGCAATTGCCCGTGGTTCTAGAAGTGCCCTTGCACTTACTAGTGCAAACCTCAGTGGACAACCCAGTAGCATAAACATCAAAGATTTTGAGAACCTTTGGGAGCACTGTGCATATGTCTATGATGGCGGAGTTCTTCCAGCTGGGCGAGCAGGATCAACAGTGGTGGATCTTACCAAGTTGGGAAAGTACAAGATTCTAAGACCTGGGAG TGCCAAGGAAGAGACTGTTGCTATCCTTGAAAGACACTCCGTACTGGAAGATGGAACTGGAGATTAG
- the LOC104089032 gene encoding ruvB-like protein 1: MKIEEVQSTTKKQRIATHTHIKGLGLEPNGTPIPLAAGFVGQAAAREAAGLVVDMIRQKKMAGRALLLAGPPGTGKTALALGISQELGSKVPFCPMVGSEVYSSEVKKTEVLMENFRRAIGLRIKENKEVYEGEVTELSPEESESVTGGYGKSISHVIIGLKTVKGTKQLKLDPTIYDALIKEKVAVGDVIYIESNSGAVKRVGRSDAFATEFDLEAEEYVPLPKGEVHKKKEIVQDVTLHDLDAANARPQGGQDILSLMGQMMKPRKTEITDKLRQEINKVVNRYVDEGVAELVPGVLFIDEVHMLDMECFSYLNRALESSLSPIVIFATNRGICTVRGTDMTSPHGIPVDLLDRLVIVRTETYGPAEMIQILAIRAQVEELEIDEESLAYLGEIGQQASLRHAVQLLSPASVVAKMNGRDKICKMDLEEVNTLYLDAKSSARLLQEQQDRYIS; this comes from the exons atgaagATAGAAGAGGTACAATCGACCACTAAGAAGCAGAGAATCGCCACTCATACTCACATTAAAGGCCTTGGCCTTGAG CCCAATGGGACCCCGATACCATTGGCAGCTGGATTTGTGGGTCAGGCAGCAGCCAGAGAAGCTGCAGGGCTTGTGGTTGATATGATACGCCAAAAGAAGATGGCGGGTCGGGCTTTACTGCTTGCTGGTCCGCCTGGTACAGGGAAGACAGCTCTTGCTCTTGGTATATCACAAGAACTTGGAAGCAAG GTTCCTTTTTGTCCGATGGTTGGATCTGAAGTGTATTCATCAGAAGTGAAGAAAACTGAGGTTTTAATGGAAAATTTCCGACGAGCTATTGGTCTCCGTataaaggaaaataaggaagTTTATGAAGGAGAG GTGACTGAACTATCTCCAGAAGAGAGTGAGAGCGTGACAGGTGGATATGGTAAAAGCATTAGCCATGTTATAATTGGGCTGAAAACTGTCAAAGGTACCAAACAATTGAAGCTTGACCCCACAATATATGATGCCTTAATTAAAGAGAAG GTAGCTGTTGGTGATGTCATTTACATTGAATCAAACAGTGGAGCGGTTAAAAGAGTGGGTAGAAGTGATGCTTTTGCCACAGAATTTGATCTTGAGGCAGAGGAGTATGTTCCACTTCCTAAAGGAGAGGTTCACAAAAAGAAGGAGATAGTCCAG GATGTTACATTACATGATCTTGATGCTGCAAATGCACGGCCACAAGGAGGACAAGATATATTGTCTCTTATGGGTCAAATGATGAAACCTAGGAAAACCGAGATTACTGACAAGTTGCGGCAAGAGATAAACAAG GTTGTCAATCGTTATGTTGACGAAGGTGTTGCAGAGCTTGTTCCTGGTGTCTTATTTATTGATGAG GTTCATATGCTTGATATGGAAtgcttttcatacttgaatcGTGCACTGGAGAGTTCACTGTCTCCAATTGTGATTTTTGCCACTAACAGAGGCATTTGTACTGTCAG AGGAACAGATATGACTAGTCCACATGGCATTCCAGTTGACTTGTTAGATCGGTTGGTGATTGTCAGAACCGAAACTTATGGTCCAGCTGAAATGATACAG ATATTAGCTATACGTGCACAAGTGGAGGAACTAGAAATAGATGAAGAGAGCCTTGCTTACTTGGGCGAGATTGGACAGCAAGCTTCCTTAAG GCATGCTGTGCAGCTACTTTCACCAGCCAGTGTAGTTGCCAAAATGAACGGTCGTGACAAAATCTGCAAG ATGGATCTAGAAGAAGTAAATACATTGTATCTTGATGCGAAGTCATCTGCCCGACTTCTTCAAGAGCAACAGGATCGATACATCTCATGA
- the LOC104089034 gene encoding uncharacterized protein isoform X1: MNATTPTKIAQTLPLFNSLFHPSRGVENIGFLNLWARRRRGFSAVSVKKMAWSLEKGEGNVETKVVSVSPATEDYAEEAIESIKAGKVIAVPTDTLYGFACNACSAEAVNRIYEIKGRKHTSPLAICVGDVHDIQRYAVTDHLPHGLLDCLLPGPVTVVLRRGESSILEKSLNPGLESIGVRVPDYNFIRAIARGSRSALALTSANLSGQPSSINIKDFENLWEHCAYVYDGGVLPAGRAGSTVVDLTKLGKYKILRPGSAKEETVAILERHSVLEDGTGD, translated from the exons ATGAACGCCACCACACCCACAAAAATAGCCCAAACTCTCCCTCTCTTCAACTCTCTCTTTCATCCTTCTCGAG GGGTGGAAAATATTGGATTTTTGAACTTGTGGGCAAGGAGGAGGAGGGGTTTTAGTGCAGTAAGTGTGAAGAAAATGGCTTGGAGTTTGGAGAAAGGTGAAGGGAATGTGGAGACTAAGGTAGTTTCTGTGAGTCCTGCAACAGAAGATTATGCTGAAGAGGCAATTGAATCTATCAAAGCTGGGAAAGTAATAGCTGTGCCCACTGATACACTATATGGTTTTGCTTGTAATGCTTG TTCTGCTGAGGCAGTGAATCGTATTTATGAGATCAAAGGACGTAAGCATACAAGTCCTCTGGCTATCTGTGTTGGCGATGTTCATGACATACAACGTTACGCTGTGACAGATCATCTGCCTCATGGTTTGCTTGACTGCCTGCTTCCTGGACCTGTGACTGTGGTCTTAAGGCGAG GTGAGTCAAGTATCCTTGAGAAGTCATTAAACCCTGGATTAGAAAGCATAGGGGTTCGAGTTCCTGACTATAACTTCATCAGGGCAATTGCCCGTGGTTCTAGAAGTGCCCTTGCACTTACTAGTGCAAACCTCAGTGGACAACCCAGTAGCATAAACATCAAAGATTTTGAGAACCTTTGGGAGCACTGTGCATATGTCTATGATGGCGGAGTTCTTCCAGCTGGGCGAGCAGGATCAACAGTGGTGGATCTTACCAAGTTGGGAAAGTACAAGATTCTAAGACCTGGGAG TGCCAAGGAAGAGACTGTTGCTATCCTTGAAAGACACTCCGTACTGGAAGATGGAACTGGAGATTAG